A single window of Candidatus Caldatribacterium sp. DNA harbors:
- a CDS encoding lipoate--protein ligase family protein, translating to MARDEALLSVGKVPTLRFFSWDRPTLSLGKHQKEDELDFSFLERAGIPLVRRPTGGRAILHGDEVTFSFFLPRGEVPHPHRLLYDIVREVLRKAFADLGLKVDSSVSGVSFLGSPACFSLALPHEVAVLGKKVAGIAQARTIRGNLFEGSIPFSIDRLSFASCFREKERIYRELEERSAGLRELRADLTREELMERMVIRFGELFEGVHFGTWEKEELLRAQELLGEKYVPSSHHPGQ from the coding sequence ATGGCGCGGGATGAGGCCCTCCTTTCGGTGGGGAAGGTGCCGACCCTGCGCTTTTTTTCTTGGGATCGGCCGACCCTTTCTCTGGGGAAGCACCAGAAGGAGGACGAGCTCGATTTCTCCTTCCTCGAAAGGGCGGGCATCCCCCTCGTGCGGCGGCCAACCGGAGGACGGGCAATCCTCCACGGGGACGAGGTAACCTTCAGTTTCTTTCTCCCCCGGGGGGAGGTTCCTCACCCTCATCGCCTCCTCTACGACATCGTCCGGGAGGTTCTCAGGAAAGCTTTCGCCGACCTGGGACTTAAGGTTGATTCTTCCGTCTCTGGGGTCTCGTTTTTAGGCTCTCCCGCCTGTTTCTCCCTTGCGCTCCCTCATGAAGTCGCCGTTTTGGGGAAGAAGGTGGCCGGAATCGCCCAGGCCCGGACAATCCGGGGGAACCTCTTTGAAGGTTCCATCCCCTTTTCCATCGACCGGCTTTCCTTTGCCTCCTGTTTCCGCGAAAAGGAGAGAATCTACAGGGAACTCGAGGAGCGCTCTGCCGGCCTTCGGGAACTCCGGGCAGATCTCACAAGGGAAGAGCTCATGGAAAGGATGGTGATTCGTTTTGGGGAGCTCTTTGAGGGGGTGCACTTCGGGACGTGGGAAAAAGAAGAACTCCTCAGAGCCCAGGAGCTCCTCGGAGAAAAGTACGTTCCTTCTTCCCATCACCCTGGGCAGTAG